From one Musa acuminata AAA Group cultivar baxijiao chromosome BXJ2-6, Cavendish_Baxijiao_AAA, whole genome shotgun sequence genomic stretch:
- the LOC135615651 gene encoding UDP-arabinopyranose mutase 1-like: protein MAGKESSSSSIPNTPLLKDELDIVIPTIRNLDFLEMWRPFFQAYHLIIVQDGDPSKTIKVPEGFDYELYNRNDINRILGPKASCISFKDSACRCFGYMVSKKKYIYTIDDDCFVAKDPSGKEINALEQHIKNLLTPSTPYFFNTLYDPYREGADFVRGYPFSLREGAQTAVSHGLWMNIPDYDAPTQLVKPRERNTRYVDAILTIPKGTLFPMCGMNLAFDRELIGPAMYFGLMGDGQPIGRYDDMWAGWCTKVICDHLGLGVKTGLPYIWHSKASNPFVNLKKEYNGIFWQEELIPFFQSVVLSKDCSTVQKCYVELSKQVREKLGKIDPYFNKLADAMVTWIEAWDALNPSAKG from the exons ATGGCGGGCAAGGAATCTTCATCTTCGTCGATCCCCAACACGCCGTTGCTGAAGGACGAGCTGGACATCGTGATCCCGACGATTCGGAACCTGGACTTCCTGGAGATGTGGCGGCCCTTCTTCCAGGCCTACCACCTGATCATCGTGCAGGACGGGGATCCGAGCAAGACGATCAAGGTGCCGGAAGGGTTCGACTACGAGCTCTACAACCGCAACGACATCAACCGCATCCTCGGTCCCAAGGCCTCCTGTATCTCCTTCAAGGACTCCGCCTGCCGATGCTTCGGCTACATGGTCTCTAAGAAGAAGTACATCTACACCATCGACGACGACTGCTTC GTTGCTAAAGATCCCTCTGGCAAGGAGATTAATGCACTTGAACAGCACATTAAGAATCTCCTGACCCCATCAACTCCCTACTTCTTCAACACTTTGTATGATCCATACCGAGAAGGCGCAGACTTTGTTCGTGGATATCCCTTCAGCCTACGTGAAGGTGCTCAAACAGCTGTTTCTCATGGCCTGTGGATGAACATTCCTGACTACGATGCTCCGACGCAGCTTGTCAAGCCTCGTGAGAGGAACACTAG GTATGTTGATGCAATTCTCACGATACCCAAGGGAACCTTGTTTCCTATGTGTGGAATGAATCTGGCTTTCGACCGTGAGCTCATTGGTCCTGCAATGTACTTTGGACTTATGGGTGATGGCCAGCCTATCGGGCGTTACGATGATATGTGGGCTGGATGGTGTACCAAG GTGATCTGTGATCATTTGGGACTCGGAGTCAAGACTGGCTTACCCTATATCTGGCACAGCAAAGCTAGCAACCCATTTGTGAATTTGAAAAAGGAGTACAACGGCATCTTCTGGCAAGAAGAGTTGATCCCCTTCTTCCAATCGGTTGTACTCTCAAAGGATTGCAGCACTGTGCAAAAATGCTATGTTGAACTGTCCAAGCAGGTGAGAGAAAAGCTGGGGAAGATTGACCCTTATTTCAACAAGCTTGCAGATGCTATGGTTACATGGATTGAGGCTTGGGATGCGCTCAACCCATCAGCCAAGGGGTGA
- the LOC135613688 gene encoding cytochrome P450 78A5-like: MGFFPVVDSAFYLLFVSNATALPSITVVVILTLAVICLYPGGLSCALSRGGRSIPGPPGMVLGLSGSAAHRVLARLAASLKAADLMAFSFGLTCFVVSSRPDTAREILNSSAFADRPVKESAYELLFHRAMGFAPFGDYWRTLRRISATYLFSPARIAAFGEHRRATGQQMIHDVMASMETNGVVAMKKVLHFGSLNNVMMSVFGKRFDFGKHEGVELEELVTEGYELLGKFNWSDHFPMLRWMDPQGIRKRCRRLVAKVNVFVGSIIEDHRRRRVAAEAVNGVGDFVDVLLDLEKEDRLSDSDMVAVLWEMIFRGTDTVAILLEWIMARMVLHQDIQSKVQSEIDAVVGTLRLVSDADIPNLPYLQFIVKESLRLHPPGPLLSWARLAVHDAYVGDHFIPAGTTAMVNMWAITHDERIWEDPDDFKPERFAEENVSILGCDLRLAPFGAGRRVCPGKAFALATVHLWLAQLLQSFTWVSEGSAVDMSECLKMSLEMKKPLVCRAFPRN, translated from the exons ATGGGTTTCTTCCCCGTCGTCGACTCAGCTTTCTACCTCCTCTTCGTCTCAAACGCTACGGCGCTACCGTCGATCACCGTTGTTGTCATCTTAACCCTCGCTGTCATCTGCCTCTACCCGGGCGGGCTCTCGTGTGCGCTCTCCAGGGGTGGCCGCTCCATCCCCGGTCCGCCTGGCATGGTACTCGGCCTATCTGGCTCCGCCGCCCACCGGGTCCTCGCCAGGCTTGCTGCGTCTCTCAAAGCCGCTGACTTGATGGCCTTCTCCTTCGGCCTCACCTGCTTCGTCGTGTCTAGTCGCCCCGACACCGCCCGGGAGATCCTTAACAGCTCGGCCTTCGCCGATCGACCCGTTAAGGAATCTGCCTACGAGCTGCTCTTCCACCGGGCAATGGGCTTCGCGCCTTTCGGCGACTACTGGCGCACCCTCAGGAGGATCTCCGCCACCTATTTGTTCAGTCCCGCAAGAATCGCCGCTTTTGGTGAGCACCGTAGGGCCACAGGACAACAAATGATCCATGACGTAATGGCGAGCATGGAGACGAATGGGGTGGTGGCGATGAAGAAAGTTTTGCACTTTGGGTCCCTGAACAACGTGATGATGAGCGTTTTTGGCAAAAGATTCGATTTTGGGAAACACGAGGGTGTGGAGTTGGAAGAGCTGGTCACAGAAGGGTATGAGCTACTTGGTAAGTTCAACTGGAGCGACCACTTCCCAATGTTGAGGTGGATGGATCCTCAAGGTATCAGGAAGAGGTGCAGGAGACTGGTGGCAAAAGTCAATGTGTTTGTGGGCAGCATCATAGAAGACCACAGACGAAGACGAGTTGCTGCAGAAGCGGTCAATGGGGTTGGTGACTTTGTTGATGTGTTGTTAGATTTGGAGAAGGAAGACAGGCTTTCTGATTCTGATATGGTTGCTGTTCTGTGG GAAATGATCTTTAGAGGAACTGACACTGTTGCTATACTTCTGGAGTGGATCATGGCCAGAATGGTGCTGCACCAAGACATACAATCGAAGGTGCAGTCAGAAATCGATGCTGTCGTCGGAACCTTGCGCCTCGTCTCCGACGCCGACATCCCCAACCTGCCTTACCTCCAGTTCATCGTGAAAGAGTCTCTACGGCTGCACCCACCTGGCCCCCTTCTCTCCTGGGCTCGCCTCGCCGTCCATGACGCTTACGTCGGTGACCACTTCATCCCTGCAGGGACCACGGCGATGGTGAACATGTGGGCGATAACCCACGACGAGCGCATCTGGGAAGACCCTGATGACTTCAAACCCGAGCGATTTGCCGAGGAGAACGTAAGCATTCTGGGTTGCGACCTAAGGCTGGCGCCCTTTGGGGCTGGAAGGAGGGTGTGTCCTGGGAAAGCCTTCGCATTGGCTACCGTTCACTTGTGGTTGGCTCAGCTGCTTCAGAGCTTTACTTGGGTCTCCGAGGGGAGTGCAGTGGACATGTCCGAGTGCTTGAAGATGTCTCTTGAAATGAAGAAGCCTTTGGTTTGTAGGGCCTTCCCAAGAAACTGA